One Saprospiraceae bacterium DNA window includes the following coding sequences:
- a CDS encoding exonuclease SbcCD subunit D, with amino-acid sequence MKVLHFSDTHLGYQAFDRVSAEGINAREQDVYDAFERVVERLLALKPDVVIHSGDFFHRPSPSNRALTFGLEQLRRICDAAIPVVIIAGNHETPKTIYNSPILRALRSLDCIYPIFGEKWEYFEFDGVVVHGVPHINDSRILYEQLGRMRPVEGKFNILMLHTSLGKRFLMEEYGEQVFPDEFEAKLDGFQYVALGHWHNFQKIGLHSNAWYSGSTERLSDTEVGTEKGFIVLDIEPDGSASKAVFEAIPTRSWLRWEMNECHACSVAEIEASLEKFISEHDTRNAIVTLLFNDIRPEQTLELGNLRLRQIFPDAFQLIPRRKTHSDTSFVRGIEASQFDRLDKIFADYLRSKYPDDDVTAKKLEERAAHYFRQHID; translated from the coding sequence ATGAAAGTTCTTCATTTTTCCGACACTCATCTTGGCTATCAGGCTTTCGACCGCGTCAGCGCTGAGGGCATCAACGCTCGCGAACAGGACGTTTACGACGCATTTGAGCGCGTGGTGGAAAGGCTCTTGGCCTTGAAGCCAGACGTGGTCATCCATAGCGGCGATTTTTTTCATCGCCCCAGTCCTTCCAACCGGGCACTCACTTTTGGCTTGGAGCAACTTCGCCGCATCTGCGACGCGGCCATTCCCGTGGTCATCATAGCGGGCAATCACGAGACACCCAAAACGATTTACAACAGTCCTATCCTGCGGGCATTGCGCAGTCTCGACTGTATCTATCCCATTTTTGGCGAAAAGTGGGAATACTTTGAATTCGATGGCGTGGTGGTGCATGGTGTGCCACACATCAACGACAGCCGGATACTGTATGAACAGCTGGGTAGGATGCGGCCTGTGGAAGGCAAGTTCAATATCTTGATGCTGCACACCTCGCTGGGCAAACGGTTTTTGATGGAAGAATACGGCGAGCAGGTATTTCCCGATGAATTTGAAGCCAAACTGGACGGGTTCCAATATGTCGCGCTCGGTCATTGGCACAATTTCCAGAAAATAGGCTTGCACTCGAATGCTTGGTATTCGGGCAGCACAGAGCGGCTGAGCGATACGGAGGTGGGCACGGAAAAAGGCTTTATCGTGTTGGACATTGAACCGGACGGCAGTGCGTCCAAGGCTGTTTTTGAAGCTATCCCAACTCGCTCGTGGCTGCGGTGGGAGATGAACGAATGCCATGCGTGTTCCGTCGCCGAGATAGAGGCAAGTCTGGAAAAGTTTATTTCGGAACACGACACTCGCAACGCCATCGTCACGCTGCTTTTCAACGACATCCGTCCCGAGCAAACGCTCGAACTGGGCAACTTGCGCCTCCGACAGATTTTCCCCGATGCCTTTCAGCTGATACCAAGACGCAAAACACACAGCGACACCTCTTTTGTAAGGGGTATCGAGGCTAGCCAATTCGACCGTTTGGACAAAATTTTTGCCGATTATTTGCGCAGCAAATACCCTGACGACGATGTTACGGCAAAAAAGTTGGAAGAGCGGGCGGCGCATTATTTTCGGCAACACATTGACTGA
- a CDS encoding helix-turn-helix transcriptional regulator encodes MKNQIKQLGFNLREARETKKITREDLADRLNVHFRTLAKWENGQSDPPVGKIMKIAEVLEMPMAKLLGLDPNSVKVVSTTISKKERLAF; translated from the coding sequence ATGAAAAACCAGATAAAACAACTTGGCTTCAATCTTCGAGAAGCACGCGAGACCAAAAAAATCACCCGTGAGGATTTGGCAGACCGCTTAAATGTTCATTTCCGAACTTTAGCAAAATGGGAGAATGGGCAATCGGATCCTCCTGTGGGGAAAATCATGAAAATTGCTGAAGTATTGGAGATGCCAATGGCTAAGCTACTTGGGTTAGACCCGAATTCAGTCAAAGTAGTTTCAACAACAATCAGCAAGAAGGAGAGACTTGCATTCTAA
- a CDS encoding endonuclease/exonuclease/phosphatase family protein: protein MIRILLLMLVAVSASAQRELAVLTYNIRFDNPQDGADAWPLRRDFLAGQLRFHAPDIFGIQEGLHRQLEYLSGQLPAYSRVGVGRDDGREGGEYSALYFLTRRFGLLDSGTFWLSETPDSVSKGWDAALPRICTFARLHDSLSGKNLWVFNTHFDHIGQEARRRSAELILSEIAKKNILGEPVVLMGDFNVEPHEAPVAVLLQKFRDARAATQEPPFGPDGTFNAFNFHDPVRRRIDYVFVSEHWAVRQYAVLSDSRNCHYPSDHLPVLARLMWGQE, encoded by the coding sequence ATGATACGCATTCTTCTTTTGATGTTGGTGGCCGTGTCTGCCTCGGCGCAGCGCGAACTCGCGGTGCTCACCTACAATATCCGCTTCGACAATCCCCAAGACGGCGCGGATGCTTGGCCCCTTCGGCGCGATTTTCTAGCGGGCCAGTTGCGTTTCCATGCCCCTGATATTTTCGGAATCCAAGAAGGTTTGCACCGACAACTCGAGTATCTGAGCGGGCAATTGCCCGCTTACTCGCGTGTGGGCGTGGGGCGCGACGACGGTCGGGAAGGAGGCGAATACTCGGCACTCTACTTTTTGACGCGGCGTTTTGGCTTGCTGGATTCCGGCACTTTTTGGCTTTCCGAAACGCCCGACAGTGTCTCGAAAGGGTGGGATGCCGCGTTGCCGCGCATCTGCACGTTTGCCCGATTGCACGATAGTCTTTCTGGAAAAAATCTGTGGGTGTTCAACACGCATTTCGACCACATCGGGCAAGAGGCACGCCGCCGCTCCGCCGAGCTCATTTTATCTGAAATCGCAAAAAAGAACATACTGGGGGAGCCTGTGGTGCTCATGGGCGACTTCAATGTGGAACCTCATGAGGCACCGGTGGCTGTATTGCTCCAAAAATTCCGCGATGCGCGGGCTGCCACGCAGGAACCGCCTTTTGGTCCAGACGGCACGTTCAATGCCTTCAATTTTCACGACCCGGTGAGGCGGCGCATTGACTATGTTTTTGTGAGCGAACACTGGGCGGTGCGGCAGTATGCGGTGTTGAGCGATTCGCGCAATTGTCATTATCCCTCCGACCATCTGCCTGTGTTGGCGCGGCTGATGTGGGGGCAAGAATGA
- a CDS encoding DUF1573 domain-containing protein, translating to MERNKQIQIGLLALLALLLIANLFGGGFKNWFKSENDKIRESAIASTSLNSNNLSAAEPTAMEGNIPGTNLNATVSNLPTTTIQYENEKYNFGVIDEGEIVKYTYKFKNTGSEPLIISNAKGSCGCTVPTWPKEPVPPGGSGELKVEFNSKGKPGPQSKRVTVTANTTPTETYLEIAGEVRVKEQPAAKGASAN from the coding sequence ATGGAAAGAAACAAGCAAATTCAAATAGGCCTATTGGCCTTGCTGGCGCTCCTGCTCATCGCCAACCTTTTCGGCGGCGGCTTCAAAAACTGGTTCAAATCGGAAAACGACAAAATCCGTGAATCAGCCATCGCATCCACCTCGCTTAACAGCAACAACCTCTCGGCAGCCGAGCCTACCGCGATGGAAGGCAACATCCCCGGCACGAACCTGAACGCTACCGTGTCGAACCTGCCCACCACCACCATCCAATACGAAAATGAAAAGTACAATTTCGGCGTGATTGACGAAGGCGAAATTGTGAAATACACCTACAAATTCAAGAACACCGGCAGCGAGCCGCTCATCATCAGCAACGCCAAAGGCTCCTGCGGTTGTACCGTGCCGACTTGGCCGAAAGAACCCGTCCCACCGGGCGGCAGCGGAGAACTCAAAGTCGAGTTCAACTCAAAAGGCAAACCCGGCCCACAAAGCAAGCGCGTGACCGTGACGGCTAATACCACTCCTACCGAAACATATCTCGAAATCGCTGGCGAAGTGCGGGTCAAAGAACAACCTGCTGCCAAAGGCGCTAGCGCCAACTAA
- the ung gene encoding uracil-DNA glycosylase: MPNVQIEESWKKVLADEFSQPYFAAIKAFLVNEKKAGKTIYPPGPLIFNAFNKTPFDAVKVVILGQDPYHNPGEAMGLCFSVPKGVKVPPSLVNIYKEINTDLGLPIPGHGDLTHWAEQGVLLLNAMLTVEARSPASHQKIGWQTFTDGVIRHISNEKEGVVFLLWGNFAKGKKPLIDQTRHYVLEAAHPSPLAGDAFMGCRHFSHTNEILGKQGKTPIDWSVDT; the protein is encoded by the coding sequence GTGCCCAACGTGCAGATAGAGGAGTCTTGGAAAAAGGTCTTGGCAGATGAATTCAGCCAGCCCTATTTCGCCGCCATCAAAGCCTTTTTGGTGAATGAAAAAAAGGCGGGCAAGACCATATATCCACCCGGGCCGCTCATCTTCAACGCATTCAACAAGACCCCCTTCGATGCGGTGAAAGTCGTCATACTCGGGCAAGACCCCTACCACAACCCCGGCGAGGCGATGGGGCTTTGCTTTTCTGTGCCGAAGGGGGTGAAAGTGCCGCCCTCGCTCGTCAATATATACAAGGAAATCAACACAGACCTCGGCCTGCCCATCCCGGGCCACGGCGACCTGACGCACTGGGCAGAGCAAGGCGTGCTGCTGCTCAATGCCATGCTCACCGTCGAAGCCCGCTCACCTGCCTCCCATCAGAAAATCGGCTGGCAAACATTCACCGACGGAGTGATTCGGCATATCTCCAATGAGAAAGAAGGCGTGGTGTTTTTGCTGTGGGGCAACTTCGCCAAAGGCAAAAAACCATTGATAGACCAGACGAGACACTATGTGCTGGAAGCCGCCCATCCCTCGCCCCTCGCCGGCGACGCATTTATGGGGTGTCGGCATTTCTCGCACACCAACGAAATTTTGGGAAAACAGGGCAAAACGCCCATTGATTGGAGTGTTGACACATGA
- a CDS encoding T9SS type A sorting domain-containing protein: MIASQFSVQAGHTKAEGGVELFQNSPNPFIEMTLLWFRLPAVASIVLRIFDAKGKEVSAKQGTYEAGENHVVLHRADLQEPGLYTCRLETPFGAASRKLMMY, from the coding sequence ATGATTGCTTCACAGTTTAGCGTTCAAGCAGGCCACACGAAGGCCGAAGGGGGAGTAGAATTGTTTCAAAATTCGCCTAATCCGTTCATCGAAATGACGTTGCTCTGGTTCCGCTTGCCCGCCGTGGCAAGCATCGTGCTGCGAATTTTTGATGCCAAGGGAAAAGAAGTAAGCGCCAAGCAAGGCACTTACGAAGCAGGCGAAAATCATGTGGTCTTGCACCGCGCCGATTTGCAGGAACCGGGGCTTTATACTTGTCGCCTCGAAACACCGTTTGGTGCCGCCAGCCGCAAATTGATGATGTACTGA
- the paaJ gene encoding phenylacetate-CoA oxygenase subunit PaaJ: MTSTANNHNEKISAARRLLDAVCDPEIPVLTVSDLGIVRDVRLLDDDTVEVVITPTYSGCPAMGVIEVNIKAALQEGGFERVRVTTVLSPAWTTDWLSDEGRRKLRAFGIAPPAEATADKKALLGERRALQCPHCGSNNTEMLAQFGSTACKALFRCLDCLEPFDYFKCH, translated from the coding sequence ATGACTTCGACAGCAAATAACCATAACGAAAAAATAAGCGCTGCCCGTCGCTTGCTCGACGCAGTGTGCGACCCTGAAATTCCCGTGCTGACGGTATCCGACCTCGGCATCGTGCGCGACGTTCGGCTCCTCGACGACGACACGGTGGAAGTGGTCATCACCCCCACTTATAGCGGCTGCCCGGCTATGGGTGTCATTGAGGTCAACATCAAGGCTGCTTTGCAGGAAGGCGGCTTTGAGCGCGTACGCGTCACCACAGTGCTCAGCCCGGCATGGACCACTGACTGGCTCAGCGACGAAGGCCGCCGCAAACTGCGAGCATTCGGCATAGCCCCGCCCGCCGAGGCTACTGCCGACAAAAAAGCACTGTTGGGAGAGCGGCGTGCGTTGCAATGTCCCCATTGCGGCAGCAACAACACCGAGATGCTCGCACAGTTTGGCTCCACTGCCTGCAAGGCCCTATTCCGATGCCTCGACTGCCTCGAGCCTTTCGACTATTTCAAATGCCACTAA
- a CDS encoding DinB family protein, translated as MTLETLLKDYVTYNRWANRLVVEWLREKPSELMTREVPSSFPHLHGTLLHIWSAEKVWLERLQQVSPEPFLAQNFNGSTDDVFDGLLRASEQFEGYVHSLPDVSFHEICHFRLLNGSEDHRPRHQMIHHCLNHSTYHRGQIVTIARNLGLTDPPQTDYIRYVRLHHKVE; from the coding sequence ATGACGCTTGAGACGCTGCTCAAAGATTATGTAACCTACAACCGCTGGGCCAACCGCCTTGTGGTGGAGTGGCTCCGCGAAAAGCCCTCCGAACTGATGACCCGTGAGGTGCCTTCCAGTTTTCCGCACTTGCACGGCACGTTGCTGCACATCTGGAGTGCGGAAAAAGTGTGGCTCGAACGCTTGCAACAAGTGTCACCTGAACCATTTTTGGCCCAAAATTTCAATGGCTCGACGGATGATGTTTTCGACGGCTTGTTGCGGGCCTCAGAACAGTTCGAGGGGTATGTCCACTCACTTCCAGACGTGTCGTTTCACGAAATTTGTCATTTCCGCCTCCTGAACGGCTCCGAAGACCATCGGCCACGCCATCAAATGATACACCATTGCCTCAATCACAGCACCTACCATCGAGGCCAGATTGTCACCATCGCTCGCAATTTGGGGCTGACCGACCCGCCTCAGACGGATTATATCAGGTATGTCCGCTTGCACCATAAGGTTGAATGA
- a CDS encoding efflux RND transporter permease subunit: protein MGIEVKNSILLVDFTNQLRAEGRSLDDAIQEAGEIRFVPILLTSLTAIGGLTPIAIEENPLYSPLAYVLIGGLISSTLLSRIVTPVLYKLLAPRVV from the coding sequence ATGGGCATCGAGGTGAAGAACTCGATTTTGCTCGTGGATTTCACCAACCAACTCCGCGCCGAGGGGCGAAGTCTCGACGACGCGATTCAGGAAGCGGGCGAGATTCGTTTCGTGCCGATTTTGCTGACCTCGCTGACGGCTATCGGCGGCCTCACGCCCATCGCAATCGAGGAAAATCCGCTCTACTCACCGCTGGCCTACGTCCTCATCGGCGGCCTGATTTCTTCGACTTTGCTCTCGCGGATTGTGACGCCGGTGCTGTACAAGTTGTTGGCGCCGAGGGTGGTGTGA
- a CDS encoding T9SS type A sorting domain-containing protein, with the protein MRYLISLLLLITLAASSTAQGRRIYVDAYASGNGNGTSWHNAFTDLQAALFAAQPGDHVWVAIGIYKPTKGYNREISFKLKGGVQLYGGFSGVETELEQRNWERFKTILSGNIGLPNDDTDNSYTILFVEKSDKVSVVDGFTFVGGRADESDPYVSAYSSSKSGGAIYVMAEGNAAHPVVRNCNFENNYARDFGGAVYLFTGEGKDEMLPFENCWFVNNRADGLQKKSEAASGANFRVYPNPTTSSVTVEGEVKNVSFPLHWSLFDAAGRQVQTLEIQETTEHVSTQISLHELSAGWYNYRIADAATVVLHTGKLWKQ; encoded by the coding sequence ATGCGCTATTTAATATCTCTTCTTCTCCTGATTACGCTCGCAGCCTCCAGCACCGCTCAAGGTCGCCGCATCTATGTGGATGCGTATGCCTCTGGCAACGGCAATGGCACCTCTTGGCATAATGCCTTCACCGATTTGCAAGCCGCACTTTTCGCCGCCCAACCCGGCGACCATGTGTGGGTGGCAATTGGCATCTACAAGCCAACGAAAGGCTACAACCGCGAGATTTCCTTCAAACTGAAAGGTGGCGTGCAACTTTACGGGGGCTTTTCTGGCGTAGAGACGGAGCTCGAGCAGCGCAACTGGGAGCGTTTCAAAACCATCCTGAGCGGCAACATCGGCCTGCCCAACGACGACACCGACAACTCATACACCATACTCTTCGTCGAAAAATCGGATAAAGTCAGCGTCGTGGACGGCTTCACCTTCGTGGGTGGCCGCGCCGACGAAAGCGACCCCTACGTCTCTGCCTATTCCAGCAGCAAAAGTGGTGGCGCCATTTACGTCATGGCCGAAGGCAATGCGGCACACCCCGTCGTCCGCAACTGCAACTTCGAAAACAACTACGCCCGCGACTTCGGCGGCGCTGTCTATCTCTTCACCGGAGAGGGCAAAGACGAAATGTTGCCTTTTGAAAATTGCTGGTTCGTCAACAATCGGGCGGACGGGCTTCAAAAAAAAAGTGAAGCCGCAAGCGGAGCCAACTTTCGAGTCTATCCCAACCCCACCACCAGCAGCGTCACCGTGGAAGGAGAAGTGAAAAACGTCAGTTTCCCGCTTCATTGGTCGCTTTTCGATGCCGCAGGCCGACAAGTGCAAACACTCGAAATCCAAGAGACCACCGAACACGTCAGCACCCAAATCAGCTTGCACGAACTCTCAGCCGGATGGTACAACTATCGCATCGCCGATGCCGCCACTGTGGTGCTACACACTGGGAAACTCTGGAAGCAATAG